The DNA sequence AAAAAGCTGCCGAGTGAGTACATAGACGAGAGCTACTACTTCACGACCCAACCCCTTGGACACACCGCAGCGAACCCGGCGCACATGGCGTACGCCGTCGAGATGGCCGGACCAGACAACATTCTGTTCTCCTCTGACCATCCACATCCGGACTTCGACCTCCCAGGGGAGTTGTTCGGGCGCATCTACTCACACTTCGACGGGCAGACGATTCGGAACATTATGGGCGAGACAGCGGTTGAGCTATTCGGGTTATAACATGGCCGAACGACACCACATCGCGAGCGAGGAAGAATTGGCGACAGACGGCTCCCGACTCATCACGGAGATTCGGGGCAAAGAGATTGCCGTGTTCCGCGTTAACGGCGAGTATTATGGCGTCTTGAACTACTGTGTGCATCAAGCAGGTCCTCTCTGTGAGGGGCGGGTCGTCGGTGACACGGAAATCGGGGACGACGGCTGGTCGTGGGTTTCGACCCGTGAAGGAGAGATTATCTCGTGTCCGTGGCACGCCTGGAAGTTCGACATCAAGGGCGGCAAATGTATCGACGACGACCGCTACTCGGTGCCGACGTACGACGTTGAAGTCGAAGACGGCGAAGTGTACGTCCGCGCCTAAGCCGGATACGCCACTATTTTACGCGACACCATCTCGCACGAGCGCCGCGAATTCAGCCGCATCGATGGCGTACTGTGTGAACCCCGCTCCCTCACGCGTCCGTCCCACCTCACCAATGCGTTCACCGTCTACGAGAATCTCCCAGTTTTTCCCCACCTCCGGATTCACGGCGTGGAGACGAATTTCGACGCCCAACTCCGCTTCGAGTTCCAAGAGCGCCGGTGGGACGATCTCCCCGTCTGCGAACCGTGGCGGGCGGTAGGGTCGCATCTCGTGGCGACGAAATTCTTCGATGTTCTCGCGCCACCATGCCGGGTACGTAGAGAGGTCTACATCCTCGTACGGGTCTTCTTCGTCGTAGCCCGGTGGGAGGGTAGCCGGGCGCGGTGGGTCATCTCGCATCAGCACCGGCCCTTCCGCCACCGCGGCATGTCGGAGGCACCGCGAATGGGAGTAGTCGCCCAGTCGAACGAATCGCGCATCTCTGTGTCACCTTGCCAGTGATTAACACAGGTGGTGAAATAAGCGTGATGGTCAGAGAACACAGCAAGAAAAGGGCGACTACCCGTCGAGCGAAGAATCAGACGACTCGCCCGTGATGCGCGCCCAAATCGAGCGCCCGAAGTCGAGCAAGACGGGGAAAATTCCGCGGGGGATGAACAGCATGATGAGCAGGGTGAGCACGTAGAACACGATGAGGTTGATGCGCGTAAACGGCACGTCGAGGCCGGGCACAATCCACTCAATGTTGTCGCTCAGTTGGCGGGCCCACCAGAAGATGAAGCCACCGACTGCCGGGCCGACAATCGTGCCGACGCCGCCGAGGATCGAGGCGAGTAGGATGTCGATGATGATGGTGAGTTCGAGCAGCTGTCCGGGCGTTGCACTTCCCACCGGTGAGTGGGCGAACATCGCGCCCGCGAACCCGGCGAGAGCGGCGCTCACGACCATGGCGAAGATTTTGAACTTCGCGGGGTTGAGGCCGCTCGCGGAGACGACGTACTTGTCCTCGCGGATGGCCTTGAAAATCTTGCCCGTGTCAGAGCGCGTGATGACGAACGAGATGGCGAAGATGAGCAGAAGAATGCCCAGTGCAAGGAAGTAGTTTGCAAGCGCGGTCGTGGCGAAGTCGCCAACCTGAAGCAGTGGGTCAGGAGTTGGGAGCCCGCGGGTGCCGCCGAAGATGTCAGAGAACATGATGAACAACTGCCCGAGGATGAGCGGTGGCATCAGCGTGAACAGCGCGAGGTAGTGTCCGCCGATGCGGAGCGCTGGTATTGCGTACAGCACGCCCGCAATCGAGGTGAGCACGATGGCGACCACGATGCCGACGAGCGGAGGGAGGCCGAGTTCGAGATTGAGGATGACGGAGGTGTAGCCGCCAATCGCGAAGAAGAAGGTGTGACCGAAGCTCACCTGGTCGGTGTAGCCGGAGACAAAATCCCAGCTGATGACGAACATGATGAAGTAAAACGCGGACATCATCTGGAGTAACGTGAGCGTCCCTAGCCAGAGCGGTGCGGACGCCAGCCCGAGCACAACGAGGAGCGCGACGTAGTGGCGCGGACTAAGCGAGAGGTTGGTGAGGAGCGCCCCCACAGTGGTGCGGTCGGTGTCAGCTTCAGTTGGTGTTGACATGGATACTCACTCCAGTTCTTCCCGGCCGAAGAGGCCGTTTGGTTTCACGACGAGGACGATGACCAACAACAGCAGCGGAGCAAGGCCGGTTAGCCGCGGGCTCACGAGCGAGGTGGTTAACGTTTCGAGGAAGCCGATGATGTGTGCGGCGATGATGCTGCCCTTTATCGACCCAAGGCCACCCAAGATGACGACCGAGAAGGCGATAATCAACGGGCCTAACCCCATGTTGTACACGGCGGTCTGGAAGGTGCCGAGGAAGATGCCTCCAAGTCCGGCCAACACGCCCGCGATGAGCCACGTCGTCGTCGAAATGCGAAACTGGTTGATGCCGACGAGCGTCGCCCCGCGCTTGGTCATGCTCACTGCCTGAATGGCCTTCCCGAGCGTCGTGCGATTGACGAACACGAGCAACGCAATGATGGTCAGCCACGAGAGGAAGAACATGAACACTTGATTCGACTGGATGGTCGTGCTTGAGATGGTGACGCGCCCGGCGACCAACACCGGGAGGGACTTCGGTGACGTGCCCTCTATGACGAAGATGAACTCCTCTACAATGAGGAAGATGAGGAGCGTGACAATCACCACGATAATCGGGTCGTCTTCGATGAGTTTTACCGGCCCCGCATAGACGAGGACGCTGAACAGCCCAACCAGCGCAAGCGAGAACAGCGTGGCCGTCCATGGTCCAAGCCCGAACAGTTGTATCCCATACAGCATCAGATACGCGCCCAGTGTGAGGAATGCGGCGTGGGCGACGTTGAGCACACCCCCAACGCCGAAAATCATCGTGAACCCGACTGACAACAGTGCATATAGCGCACTGATGAGCAAGGCAATAACAATGGTCGTCTCGATGAAAGACATTGGAGCAAAGTTCACCGTGATAAAACATAAACATTGTGGGAATGTTTCACACGGGAACTACTAGCGCGCCAAATTTTTTCGAACTCGTCTCATCAAACCACTGGTCTGAGAACAATCAGCGGAGCCGCGAAAATTTGAATGCGAGAACACGCACCCTTACGCGCCGAGATAGACTTCCTGGATGTACTCGTCATCTTTGAGGGTTTCCGGGGTTCCTTCTCGGACGATATCGCCGTTTTCCATGAGGTAGATACGGTCTGCGTGGCGGATGGTAAAGCGCACGTTCTGCTCACAGAGCAACATCGTGAGTCCTTGTTCTTGCAACCGATCGATGCCGTCGCTGATGTTGTTAAGAATGACTGGGGCAAGCCCGAGGGTTGGCTCGTCTAAGACGAGGAAGTCGGGGTCGCCCATGAGCGCACGGCCAATCGCGAGCATCTGCTGTTCGCCTCCGCTCATGGTGCGCGCATGCTGGCTCTTGCGGTCTTTGAGCGCGGGGAACAGGTCGTAGACGAACGCGAGGCGGTCTTTGAGCATCGAGCGATTCCGGTACGCACCCAGTCTGAGGTTGTCGTCTACGGACATGTAGCCAAACAGGTCGCGCGATTCGGTACAGTGGATGATGCCCTCTGCGACGAGGTCGGGCGCAGCGAAATCCGAGATTTCCATGCCATCGTACGTCACCGAGCCGGAGTAGCCAAGGAGACCCGTAACCGTCTCTGAGAGCGTGGTTTTCCCCGCGCCGTTCGGCCCGATGACGCCGACGATTTCGCCCTGATTCACCGTGATATCGACACCCCTGAGCGCGTTGACTTTGCCGTAGGAGACGGCGAGGTTCTCACATTTGAGGAGCGCTGTTGCTGACTCGGTAGCGGTTGGGTCGCTTCCCGAATGCGTATCAAGACTCATAGCTCGCCTCCGAGGTAAGCCTCTTGGACGAGCTTGTTTTCACGAATCTCTGCGGGTGTGCCCTCTGCGAGCTTGCTCCCGAAGTTGATGACGATGGCCCGGTCGATGAGCGAGAGCAAGCCGCGCATGTTGTGGTCAACAACGATCATCGTCAGCCCCGACTTTCGCTGTTCGACGAGCAGGTCTGAAATCTTCTGCACTTCGAGTTCGGTCAGCCCTGCAAACGGCTCATCGATGAGCAGTAAGTCGGGGTCGGTTGCGAGTGCACGGGCGAGTTCGAGCCGTAAGAGGCCGGCGTGGGGGAGTTCGTCTGGCATCTGGTCAAGTCGGTCGCCAAGCCCGACTTGCTCACAGAGCGCCGCTGCCTGCTCGCGCGTCTCCCCACGAAGCCCGTGCAAGGAGACAAGATTACCTGGCATGAGCGCAAGCGCGACGTTCTGAACCACATTTCGATCTTCGAGCGACCGGAATTTCTGGAAGGTCCGCGCGATGCCGCGTTGAACCAGCGTGTGACTTTTCATCCCGGTGATGTTCTCGCCGTGATACCACACCGTCCCGGTCGTAGGCGGGAACGTACCGGTAATACAGTTGAACGTCGTTGACTTGCCCGCACCGTTCGGGCCGATGAAGCCGACGATTTCCTCCTCACCGATGGTAAACGAGAGGTCATCGACCGCGGTGAGGCCCCCGAATCGTTTGGTGAGGTTGTTGACGACGAGCGCCCCGTCTGAGGGGTCGTACACGGCCTGCTCTGGCTCCGCCGATGGCGCGACAGCGTTGGTCACGCGAATCTCCCCTGTGAATCGACACCACTTGACATGGAGGCAGGACGTACCCCGGGTATGACTGTCGTGTGCATCATTCTTGGTATTTAAACGCGAGCCGAGGCACAATAAATTTGTCGCCGGAAACGGAGAAATGTGCGGTCAGTACCAGACGGTTCCGGCGTCCACGTTGATGTCTTGGCCAGTTACGTTTCTCGCGTGGTCGCTTGCGAGATACGCGACCATGTCTGCAACGTCGGCCGAATCGGTGAGTCGTCCGAGCGCGGTGTCGTCGGTGAACACGTCGCGCTTTGCCTGTGTGAACGACGTGTCGTTCTGTGCAGCCAGTTTCTCAATGACGCTGTCGATGCGCGGCCCGCGGGTCGCCCCCGGACAGACGGCGTTTACGGTCACGTCGTCGTCTCCAAGTTCGAAGGCAAGGGTCCTGGTGAGACCAATGACCGCCATCTTCGAGGCGGTGTACGGCGTGCGATTCGGGAGGGGGCGTTTTCCGCTAATCGAAGAGATATTGACGACGCTCCCGCGACCGCTCTCGCGGATGTGGGGAACCGCGTGTTTCGCACACAAGAACATCCCTCGGACGTTTACGGCCATGGTCTGGTCCCAGTCTTCAACGGTGACGTCCTCGATTGGTGCAGTCGGGCCCGCAATCCCCGCGTTGTTGACGAGACAGTCGAGGCCGCCGAACGTTTCGACTGTCTGGGCGATTGCGCCTGCCACCGATGCCTCGTCTGTCACGTCCGTCTCTACGGGGAGTGCCTGCGCGTTGTCGTCGAACTGTGCTGCTGTCTCGTGGATGCCGTCACCGCGTGCGGCGAGCGCGACGCTCGCCCCCTTCTCTGCGAGGGTGAGCGCGATTTGCTGGCCAATCCCCTGGCTCGCCCCGGTGACGAACGCGGTTGTGTCCTCTAACACGAGTCAGTCCTCCTGTGACAGCGAGACGCCGCCACCCGTGACCAACTCAAGGTCGCGAGCAAGGTCACGACCAGCCTCGGAGGTGATGCGTTTTTCCGCCGAAATTTGGTGGGCGTGGGTCCCCTCCATCTCACAGATTTTTGCCGCCCACGGCGCGATGTGGTCCGCCCCTTCGGCAGTGAGTTCCTGATGGGTCAACACCTTTAGATACGTCGTGACATTGATACCACCGCTGTATTTCGCCACCTCGATGGTCGGGAGCGTATGGTTCGTCCCGACGGCTTTGTCACCGAAGACGACGGGTGCGTGGTGCCCGAGAAACAGCGACCCGTAGTTGTGAAGGTTGTCGATGAGCGCACGTGGTTCATCGACCATCACCTGCAGGTGTTCTGGTGCGTAGTCGTTTGCCACCTCAGTGGCCGCCGAGAGGTCGTCCACCACGACGACTTCACCGTTTTCGTCCCACGATGCGCGTGCGACCTCCTCGGTGCGGAGGGTGGGCAGTTGCTCATCGAGAGCCGCCATCGACGCCTCCGCGATATGCCGGTCGGTTGAAATAAGAATCGCCCGCGAGCGCGGGTCGTGTTCTGCCTGTGCGAGCAGGTCAGTGGCAACCAGTTCGGGGTCGGCCGACTCGTCTGCGATGATGGCGACCTCGGTCGGCCCGGCGAGAAAGTCGATGCCGACGTGCCCGTACACCTGCCGTTTCGCCTCGATGACGAACACGTTGCCTGGCCCGGTGACCATGTCCACTGACGGGACGGTTTCCGTGCCGTAGGCCATCGCCGCAATCGCCTGTGCCCCACCAATCGCAAAGATTTCGTCCGCTCCGGCGCGATCGATGGCGTAGAGCTGGGCGGGTTGGATGGAGCCATCAGCCTGTGGTGGCGCGCACGCGACGACGTGTTCGACGCCCGCAATCACCGCCGGAACCACAGTCATCGCCGGTGCGGCCACGAGGGGCTTGCGGCCGCCGGGAACGTATACGCCCGCCCGCTCGACCGGGACAAGGCGCGTGCCGAGTGTGATACCCTCCTCGAACTCTCGCTCGAAGCCCGCGACGTGTGAGAACTGTTCTTCGTGGAACGCGCGCACGTTCT is a window from the Haladaptatus sp. ZSTT2 genome containing:
- a CDS encoding Rieske (2Fe-2S) protein is translated as MAERHHIASEEELATDGSRLITEIRGKEIAVFRVNGEYYGVLNYCVHQAGPLCEGRVVGDTEIGDDGWSWVSTREGEIISCPWHAWKFDIKGGKCIDDDRYSVPTYDVEVEDGEVYVRA
- a CDS encoding branched-chain amino acid ABC transporter permease, whose protein sequence is MSTPTEADTDRTTVGALLTNLSLSPRHYVALLVVLGLASAPLWLGTLTLLQMMSAFYFIMFVISWDFVSGYTDQVSFGHTFFFAIGGYTSVILNLELGLPPLVGIVVAIVLTSIAGVLYAIPALRIGGHYLALFTLMPPLILGQLFIMFSDIFGGTRGLPTPDPLLQVGDFATTALANYFLALGILLLIFAISFVITRSDTGKIFKAIREDKYVVSASGLNPAKFKIFAMVVSAALAGFAGAMFAHSPVGSATPGQLLELTIIIDILLASILGGVGTIVGPAVGGFIFWWARQLSDNIEWIVPGLDVPFTRINLIVFYVLTLLIMLFIPRGIFPVLLDFGRSIWARITGESSDSSLDG
- a CDS encoding branched-chain amino acid ABC transporter permease — encoded protein: MSFIETTIVIALLISALYALLSVGFTMIFGVGGVLNVAHAAFLTLGAYLMLYGIQLFGLGPWTATLFSLALVGLFSVLVYAGPVKLIEDDPIIVVIVTLLIFLIVEEFIFVIEGTSPKSLPVLVAGRVTISSTTIQSNQVFMFFLSWLTIIALLVFVNRTTLGKAIQAVSMTKRGATLVGINQFRISTTTWLIAGVLAGLGGIFLGTFQTAVYNMGLGPLIIAFSVVILGGLGSIKGSIIAAHIIGFLETLTTSLVSPRLTGLAPLLLLVIVLVVKPNGLFGREELE
- a CDS encoding ABC transporter ATP-binding protein, with amino-acid sequence MSLDTHSGSDPTATESATALLKCENLAVSYGKVNALRGVDITVNQGEIVGVIGPNGAGKTTLSETVTGLLGYSGSVTYDGMEISDFAAPDLVAEGIIHCTESRDLFGYMSVDDNLRLGAYRNRSMLKDRLAFVYDLFPALKDRKSQHARTMSGGEQQMLAIGRALMGDPDFLVLDEPTLGLAPVILNNISDGIDRLQEQGLTMLLCEQNVRFTIRHADRIYLMENGDIVREGTPETLKDDEYIQEVYLGA
- a CDS encoding ABC transporter ATP-binding protein; translated protein: MTNAVAPSAEPEQAVYDPSDGALVVNNLTKRFGGLTAVDDLSFTIGEEEIVGFIGPNGAGKSTTFNCITGTFPPTTGTVWYHGENITGMKSHTLVQRGIARTFQKFRSLEDRNVVQNVALALMPGNLVSLHGLRGETREQAAALCEQVGLGDRLDQMPDELPHAGLLRLELARALATDPDLLLIDEPFAGLTELEVQKISDLLVEQRKSGLTMIVVDHNMRGLLSLIDRAIVINFGSKLAEGTPAEIRENKLVQEAYLGGEL
- a CDS encoding SDR family NAD(P)-dependent oxidoreductase, yielding MLEDTTAFVTGASQGIGQQIALTLAEKGASVALAARGDGIHETAAQFDDNAQALPVETDVTDEASVAGAIAQTVETFGGLDCLVNNAGIAGPTAPIEDVTVEDWDQTMAVNVRGMFLCAKHAVPHIRESGRGSVVNISSISGKRPLPNRTPYTASKMAVIGLTRTLAFELGDDDVTVNAVCPGATRGPRIDSVIEKLAAQNDTSFTQAKRDVFTDDTALGRLTDSADVADMVAYLASDHARNVTGQDINVDAGTVWY
- the hisD gene encoding histidinol dehydrogenase; this encodes MPRDYLKSAADPSLEIPHDVTTSVRDIVDTVRQDDDAGVRALTKKFDNVEREQLRVSDAELDAAADALTEAERRTIDNTIENVRAFHEEQFSHVAGFEREFEEGITLGTRLVPVERAGVYVPGGRKPLVAAPAMTVVPAVIAGVEHVVACAPPQADGSIQPAQLYAIDRAGADEIFAIGGAQAIAAMAYGTETVPSVDMVTGPGNVFVIEAKRQVYGHVGIDFLAGPTEVAIIADESADPELVATDLLAQAEHDPRSRAILISTDRHIAEASMAALDEQLPTLRTEEVARASWDENGEVVVVDDLSAATEVANDYAPEHLQVMVDEPRALIDNLHNYGSLFLGHHAPVVFGDKAVGTNHTLPTIEVAKYSGGINVTTYLKVLTHQELTAEGADHIAPWAAKICEMEGTHAHQISAEKRITSEAGRDLARDLELVTGGGVSLSQED